Part of the Halomarina litorea genome is shown below.
GAGGGGCTCGACTTCATCCGGCGCGACGAGGGGCGACACGTCGGCTTCGGGATGGCGCAGTTGAAGGAGTTGCTCGCGGCGGGCGTCGACCCGGCCCTCCTCCACGAGACGGTGGGCGAACTCCTCCCCCTCGTCGACGGCATCACGACCGACCGACTGGACGAGGAGCGACCGGGCCCCTCCGCCGACGACCTGCGGACGTACGCGGCGGGCAAGCACACCCAGCGCATGAAGCAGATAACGGTCCCGACGGAGCCGATTCCGGACGTCGACGCGCTGACGAGTCTGGAGAGCGACTGACCAGAGACGGCCCCGTGGGGTTACTGTTGTTTGCCTCCATCCGGAGACTACTTTTCGGTGGAAACCAAGGCCCGGGTATGGCGTTCCAGCTGACGGCAGAACAGGAGGCGATTCGCGACGCCGTTCGAGAGTTCGGCGAGAACGAGATCACCCCCGTCGCGCGCGAGCACGACGAGGAGAAGAAGTATCCCGCGGACCTGCGCAAGAAGGCCGCACAGTACGACCTCGTCGCGCCGACCATCGAGGAGGAGTACGGCGGCGCTGGCATGAGCCTGCTCGAAGGCATCATCGTGACGGAGGAACTCTGGCGCGCGGACCCCGGTATCGGGTCGGCCATCGGGAGCGCCGGCTTCGGCACCTCGATGATCCAGAAGTTCGGCGACGAGTGGATGAAAGAGGAGTGGCTGCCCGCCGTCGCGGCCGGCGATGCCGTCTCCTGCTCGTGCATCTCGGAGCCCGCCCACGGGTCGAACGTGGCGGGCATCGAGACGACCGCCGAGAAGGACGGTGACGACTACGTCATCAACGGGAACAAGATGTGGATCACCAACGGCACCGTCGCGGACGTCGGCGTCGTCATGGCCAAGACGACCCCCGACGCGGGCCGCAAGGGCATCTCGGCCATCCTCGTCCCCACGGACACCGAGGGCTTCGAGCCGTCGAAGATCGACAACAAACTCGGCATCCGCGCGAGCGACCTCGCCGAGATCACCCTCGACGACGTGCGTGTCCCGCAGGAGAACCTCATCGGCGAGGAGGACAAGGGCTTCTACCAGCTCATGAACTTCTTCGCCGGCGGACGCGCGAGCGTCGCTTCCCAGGCGGTCGGTGCCGCGCAGGGCGCCCTCGACGCCGCCATCGAGTACGCGGGCGAGCGCGACCAGTTCGGCCAGAAGATCGGCGAGTTCCAGGCCATCCAGCACAAACTCGCGGAGATGGCGACGAAGGTCGAGGCCGCCCGGTCGCTGACATACCGCGCGGCCG
Proteins encoded:
- a CDS encoding acyl-CoA dehydrogenase family protein, whose protein sequence is MAFQLTAEQEAIRDAVREFGENEITPVAREHDEEKKYPADLRKKAAQYDLVAPTIEEEYGGAGMSLLEGIIVTEELWRADPGIGSAIGSAGFGTSMIQKFGDEWMKEEWLPAVAAGDAVSCSCISEPAHGSNVAGIETTAEKDGDDYVINGNKMWITNGTVADVGVVMAKTTPDAGRKGISAILVPTDTEGFEPSKIDNKLGIRASDLAEITLDDVRVPQENLIGEEDKGFYQLMNFFAGGRASVASQAVGAAQGALDAAIEYAGERDQFGQKIGEFQAIQHKLAEMATKVEAARSLTYRAAGYAAEGDRELGMKYASMAKLFASERSVEVADDAIQVFGGSGYVSDYPVERFYRDARITKIYEGTSEIQKNIIADRLL